The DNA window CAGGGTGAACACTGAAATGTACCactgaataattaataattaataattaaaaagggaAATGTTATATAAATCATAAACATATAATTAAACACTTAATGTTTAGGATTATGCCTCCCCttcaaaagataaaacaaaagctAAAGCATTTAAAATCTCCTGTATAATAAAGTATAATTGTCTCAGAGTACACCTTTAGAAATTCCAATTTCAACAAgtacacagtatgtgtgtgtgtgtgtgtgtatatatatatatatatatatatatatatatatatatatatatatatatatatatgaatctatCTGTATAGTTCACTATCCAATtggcacaaaataaaaatgcacttgaaGAGCCCTACATGTTGTAAGATCTGGTATTTTTGAcagtttctgtatttgtaatttacttttaataatcatttaattgactTTTTTGTTGATAACTGAATTGGTTCAATACACAGAATGGTTGCTAGGAGTGGGTGAGTGCTATTTCAATCTGTCCTCACAACGGTAGGGGGAGGTGACATGTTCTTAAGTCAGGTGTTGATAAGGAGGGGCCAATTGTCAATTGAAATTGTTAATTGTGTCTGGTAATTTTCAATTATGTCTCAatagatattaagaaaatattaggcCTTTTCTTACAACATTTAGCATGCAAGGTTTACATAACCCTGCAAATGACTGAATACAGGGGAGACAAACGATCAACATATGGCAGCCGCAATAGGTCACAggtcaaacactgaaaacatgaagTCAGGATCAAAAACAGTTTAGGAGATGCCAGCAATTAAAAGATAGGGTTTCAAAGGCCATAAAAAGGTACACATTAAAAAAGGGagttgtagtatttttttttaatctctcctTTAAATGCATCGGCCCCAGTGGCTTCTTTGAActtaaacaatacattcaaaaagGGCATATATTCAAGAATgaaacaatacatacatttcatTAAAAGCCTACATATACAGAAATATTGTATTGTCTGTTATTCAGTGATATTCTGTAGACAGTACAAGCCCTTAGTACATAACTTGTAACAATAACATAGTGCAAGAACCTCAGAAACACTTCATTAACAAGTATTTATAACTTTGAAGAtctctttttatatattatatcagaACACACTTTACACATGTTCAGTATTTCCAAAATGCTACTATGCACCTTCTAAAATAGaaaatagggggaaaaaaaacaaacaaaaaaacttttcatgCATTTTCCATTACAGCAGATTTAACACTTTCATCATCATTGTCAATATGAATCAGACATAAGATACTGCACAcgctaatcattttttttttctccaaataacTGAACTACCTTAACTGCTCTACATTATCTGAACATAGGAAAACAGTGTAGTCTACAAAGCTGAAATCTGGTTTTcttaataatcaaaaacaaactaaaagaaaacacataagcTCATGTTTTTCTAAACGACGAGTTATTTCAATTCTTACATTCTCCCACTGTAATGCCAAGTAATCTTTCTCTGTTCTGGGTTAAGCTGCACTGTGTCGCCCAGCTTTTCGCGTGCATACAATTTTAGACCCCTTCTCCACATTATTTTACAACTGAATGTCTCTTCCAGGGATGGGCAAAGCTGGCCCTCCCAAATCAACTTTCACTTctattcccccctccccccaaaaaaaaaaaaaaaaacaaaacccaatgTTCTAAATTCTTTAATGAGCAAGTAGATTCAAattgcattcatattttttatttaactgtgtgctgtttttgtcagtttctttctttaaaacaagGAATTACAATAGAATTTGCAAAAACACCACCTGGCAGGTTGGATCAGCATTGCGTTATATACGCGACACTATCATGCAGTTGTGCTTTGAtctccacaacacacacacacacacacacaaaaaaggtgATACATCCTCAACACAGAACTTGATATTTATTTTCCACCTGTACACAAGTCTTAAAGTGGCCTTTAACACAATGCTTTTATAAAAGTAATATGAATTGAATATAATCATCTTTCTTCAAAAAATAATGTAACTGGTAtgttttaacataaaaataattaagttttGCACTTGtgcataaaaaaactattttcttcaGCAATTATGCAGCATTAATAATCTAAGGCCATCTATTGTCAAGTAAAGGCCCTTGAAAATGAGGTGTCCGAACAGAGCCAGCAGGGCAATCTGTTGGCATAAAAGGCAAAACAATGGCTTGTACTTATGATTAGAACACAAAAGACAGACACCGCCTAGGATAACAAAAACTAGTATCCTTTCCCATTAAAATGCACGTTTACACCTGTAACAGATATCTAGGTAAATTGTATAATGTTCATTTAGGAGACAGTAGATACTGGTACTGAATTTCTCAAGCAATGGTACTTGGTATTGTCCACTaacttgtttttcaattttttgcagTATAGTTTGCTTCTCTCTCTAGTATGCCTTTGCTGGAACAAAGCTCTAAGTAATCTTAGATAACTCCAGGAGGCCTCCATCTGAAATGTACTGAGATGCCTTTTGAGATGTGCAAAGTTTTTACTCTCCTTTAAGCTGAACCTATGAAATCTGATTAAAAATCAATTTGAGGTCATGTCTACTACGACCCTTTTCCCCCTTCCCTCATACACTTGGCTTTTATTCTCGGTTATTCATGGATGTGTATCCaattattaccccccccccccgttttatTTTTATCTGCTCAACAGGTCTGCCAGCTTTGTAAACATACATAATGAGCCATCAGCGTTTCCTAGGCGGAATATTAGTAATTACTTAAAACAAACAGACGGGAGTCAAACTTAACAGGTACCATTGCTGTTTGTTTCAGGATACCAATCGCAGACTGTATATACCATGGAAAATAACAGAAATAGAACAGATTTCAGTGTGTAAAGCTATATTATGATATAGTACCCTTTGTGGTACAGCAGGGTTGCAGATTACTTTTTTATTCCATGCAAAGTCATTGATTGATTGTTGTAAGGTATCGTTTTCATTTCAGCACTCAACTATAGCCGAGGTGAAAAGGAGGTGACTTTACTCATAGCCTAGTGAAGAAAATCAAAAACCTAGCCAGCACATTTTAAATGCTTAATTTAAAGCTTAcagtacacacaaaaaaatatatatattttgctagaaaacattttatatagaaaaacaaaTCTCCTAACACCCTAGAGGACTTGCTCTAAAAAGAACAGTCATTTATAAGTCTTCGATACTTGAATAGAAGGATCGAAACACAGTAAGAACTGTCCCAGATCAGAACTGAAAAGATAATTTCCTTGTATAACTGTGTGAAGTGATTGTATGATGCATGTACACACATGCACTTACAAAAGCAGCAACGTGTTGCTTTTTGGCTCTTAAAATAATAtcacttaaaattaaaatactacccacacacacaacaaatctGGGCATCATGTGTGTTGCACAGAGGGACAAGAGAAATCCCACCATTATCCATTACCTGTATGCAAGAATATTCCTTCTGAAGAGATCTCTGTTGAAGCTGTTTGTTATCCAAGAAGAGATTCTGGTCTAACTGCCTCTTTtccaccacaaaaaaacaaatcaaatgatgTATTTTCAAAAGCAAGTAAAAGACACCATCTGTTTCCCAGTATTACTCCTTGATTGTAATCCTAATTAAAATTAGCAATCAGGAGACAAAATCTTCCGGTTTTATTTTTCCAGCAAAGCACTTCAGTGCGTACAGTTGCCAGTCTGCTTACCTGGAACAGGCCACAAATTCCTTGTAACAAAGGTGTGAACATTTCATGAAACAGTCTGCCTTCCAAATATGCAAACTACCTCGATTTCTGTAGCATACACTCCTtgtaaagtttaataaaaacatttaaaaaaagtggtgTCCTCCTCTGAAAGCAGAACAGCACTCATTTTACTAAAGGCTTTGCTGGGTCTTACTGAGAAATAAACAACCACAGACACCCCTCAaacaccaccatcacaaaacaaaaGTCTGTTTCTGTTCAACTCTTTTTCTACGCACCAAACCTGTGCTCAACTTTGTGGGTCGCTGCTGGCACTCTGACTGTTTGGGGATTCCTGCTCATTTATAGTGTGCAGCAACAGGCAGGTCGGATGCCGAGACAGCGAAGGCTCCCCATTGTCCTGGTGTCTCTCTGGGACAGCCAGTCCCAATTCCTCATCCTCGTGTGCTCGGGGGTCACAGGTGTTGCAGCCATCGCAGAAGTCCATGGGTCCGTCCAATCCTTCATCAAGCAGTCCGTCCAGCTCCTTGAGATCGTCTGCCTCGCTCCCCCGGCTGCAGACGCACACCTCGATGCCTGAATCTCCGGTGAAGCGCCGGTGCCTTCCTGGGGTCTTGTCTTTGTCGTCCGAGAAGGTTTCACAGCTCAAGTCTTTCAGCAGCTCTTTCTGACAGTCCCCTTCCTTGTCTGGAGAGACTGCTGGATCAGCCAGTTCCTCTGCGCAGGCATCCAGGCTGTCATGCTCGATAGCAACATGAGGCTTTGTGACTTGTCTCCGGATGTAGGCTGTGGGTGGCTCAGATTCCAGGGTGCTGGGGTGTTGGGAGATGGCATCGTTAGCTGCTGGTGGGGTGTTCACTTGTGCCGCCTGAGGGTTTCTGTCTACTTGCTCTGGGCTCGAGGGGCTGCT is part of the Polyodon spathula isolate WHYD16114869_AA chromosome 13, ASM1765450v1, whole genome shotgun sequence genome and encodes:
- the wbp1lb gene encoding WW domain binding protein 1-like b, which codes for MDCRLLNMGLFLFHAGPVLLTAETSDASSAENKVVCYGVNNQSYSCDAGHCCGESQCCNYYYELWWFWLVWTIIIILSCCCVCHHRRTKHRLQQQQRQHEINLIAYREAHNYTSLPFYFRFLPNYLLPAYEEVVNRPPTPPPPYSALQPGPPASSSPSSPEQVDRNPQAAQVNTPPAANDAISQHPSTLESEPPTAYIRRQVTKPHVAIEHDSLDACAEELADPAVSPDKEGDCQKELLKDLSCETFSDDKDKTPGRHRRFTGDSGIEVCVCSRGSEADDLKELDGLLDEGLDGPMDFCDGCNTCDPRAHEDEELGLAVPERHQDNGEPSLSRHPTCLLLHTINEQESPNSQSASSDPQS